In Quercus robur chromosome 10, dhQueRobu3.1, whole genome shotgun sequence, a genomic segment contains:
- the LOC126703181 gene encoding cytochrome P450 CYP82D47-like, protein MSSIASIFAFSLFLFFLSYSWISRRVQKSDSRRKVPPEASSAWPLIGHLHLLGGSQPPHITLGNMADKYGPIFTIWLGVHRTLVVSSWEIVKECFTTNDKAFASRPKALALELLGYNYAMFGFSPYGPYWRQVRKMAMLEVLSNHRLEMLKHIREAEVNDSIKEIFELLGKKNKVFVEMERWFGYTTLNMVSRMVVGKRFGGATTKYENEGNDQCRKALREFFDLTGTFVVADALPYLRWLDIGGYEKAMKKTAKELDRMVGEWLQEHKQRKLFGGMKERHDFMDVLLSTVTDENEISSYDADTIIKATCLGLILAATDTTTVTLIWALSLLLNNRETLQKAQQELDIQVGRERQVKESDVKNLEYLQAILKETMRLYPAAPLLVPHESLEDCTLAGYNIPSGTRLLVNVPKLHQDPSVWVDPTEFRPERFLTTHKDVDVKGQHFELIPFGSGRRMCPGISFALQVTQLTLATLLHAFEIATPSDEPVDMTEKVGLTNLKATPLEVNLTPRLAAQAYA, encoded by the exons ATGAGTTCTATAGCCAGCATTTTCGCCTTTTCcctatttctcttctttctttcatacTCATGGATATCAAGAAGAGTTCAAAAATCTGATAGTAGAAGGAAAGTTCCACCGGAAGCTAGCAGTGCATGGCCTTTGATTGGCCACCTCCACCTACTAGGAGGGTCACAGCCACCCCATATTACCTTGGGTAACATGGCTGACAAGTATGGACCAATCTTCACTATCTGGTTAGGTGTGCATCGAACTCTAGTAGTAAGCAGTTGGGAGATAGTTAAAGAATGTTTTACCACTAATGACAAAGCCTTTGCCAGTCGTCCAAAAGCTCTAGCTCTAGAATTATTGGGCTACAACTATGCCATGTTTGGGTTTAGCCCTTATGGTCCCTATTGGCGCCAAGTGAGAAAGATGGCCATGCTGGAAGTCCTCTCAAATCACCGCCTTGAGATGCTCAAACACATTAGAGAGGCCGAGGTAAATGATTCTATTAAAGAGATATTTGAGCTATTGGGCAAGAAAAACAAGGTATTTGTGGAAATGGAAAGATGGTTTGGGTACACAACACTAAATATGGTATCTAGGATGGTTGTAGGGAAGCGATTTGGTGGGGCTACGACCAAGTATGAGAATGAAGGGAATGATCAATGTCGAAAGGCGCTGAGGGAGTTTTTTGATTTGACTGGGACATTTGTAGTAGCCGATGCACTACCTTATCTAAGGTGGTTGGACATAGGAGGGTATGAGAAAGCTATGAAGAAGACAGCTAAAGAATTGGATCGAATGGTTGGAGAATGGCTACAAGAACATAAGCAGAGGAAACTGTTTGGCGGGATGAAGGAACGCCATGATTTTATGGATGTTTTGTTATCCACGGTCACTGACGAGAATGAAATTTCTAGTTATGACGCGGATACAATCATCAAAGCTACATGCCTg GGCCTTATCTTAGCAGCCACAGACACCACAACAGTAACATTGATCTGGGCTCTCTCTTTACTTCTCAATAACCGTGAAACTCTACAGAAAGCTCAACAAGAATTAGATATCCAAGTTGGTAGAGAAAGGCAAGTGAAGGAATCAGATGTGAAAAATTTGGAGTATCTCCAAGCTATCCTCAAAGAAACAATGCGTTTATATCCTGCTGCACCACTCTTAGTGCCACATGAGTCTTTGGAAGACTGTACTTTGGCTGGCTATAACATCCCATCAGGTACACGACTCCTTGTTAATGTTCCAAAACTCCATCAAGACCCAAGTGTGTGGGTGGATCCGACTGAATTTCGACCTGAAAGATTCCTTACAACTCACAAGGATGTTGATGTTAAGGGCCAACATTTTGAGTTGATACCATTTGGCAGCGGTAGAAGAATGTGCCCTGGGATTTCATTTGCTCTACAAGTTACACAACTCACATTAGCTACTTTGTTGCATGCTTTCGAAATTGCAACCCCATCTGATGAACCTGTGGACATGACTGAGAAAGTTGGACTTACCAACCTAAAAGCCACCCCATTAGAAGTCAATCTTACTCCTCGCCTTGCGGCTCAAGCATATGCATAA
- the LOC126704044 gene encoding uncharacterized protein LOC126704044, with protein sequence MFQRLSGLCVGVVIRDSRGLVIAAGSKVLNGAFAADVTETLAVEEGIRLAKELELLQVIIESDSVVVVEAISVGNCNGGLGPIIQGSLELLRSFKSWKVRHLKREYNKAAHVLAQAAKATGTSQQWRGLEPPMIQRVLLVDRAKC encoded by the coding sequence ATGTTTCAAAGATTATCAGGACTCTGTGTGGGTGTGGTTATCCGAGATAGCAGGGGCTTGGTGATTGCTGCAGGTAGCAAAGTCTTAAATGGAGCTTTTGCTGCAGATGTCACGGAAACACTTGCTGTAGAGGAAGGAATCCGCTTGGCAAAGGAGTTGGAGCTTCTCCAAGTGATTATCGAGTCCGATTCAGTCGTGGTGGTTGAAGCCATTAGTGTAGGCAATTGTAATGGAGGGCTGGGTCCGATCATTCAAGGTTCTCTAGAGCTGCTGCGTTCCTTTAAGAGCTGGAAAGTGAGGCACCTGAAAAGGGAATACAACAAGGCAGCACATGTTTTGGCACAAGCTGCTAAGGCAACTGGAACATCTCAACAGTGGAGAGGTTTAGAGCCCCCAATGATCCAGAGGGTTCTTCTAGTGGATAGggctaaatgctaa